Part of the Oryzias melastigma strain HK-1 linkage group LG11, ASM292280v2, whole genome shotgun sequence genome, GAGCTAGacacaaattttaaacaaatgaatgtcaaaataaaggctGGAAAACATACAGGGATTGGCTGAAGGTGAATGAAAGATATGTCCccttttatcatcattttacagtttaattcctttgttttgatcatctttactaaaagagatttaaacttagggaataaaaaaactcttccaaatctaaaatgttatttgaaacAAAGATAGTAGAAACATGGTGTGATTATTATGATCACAAACAGAATAatagaacataaaaaacagttaaaatgtgttatatttGCTCTGGTGGCCAAAGGTTTAAGAATTTCTCctcattttgttgtttctctGCAAGTACAGGTGGAGAGGACATGATTAATAACTAAATTAATCTGGAATACCATAAAGAGATGTGAtcgtttttgacaaaaactgaaaagaacaaCGTATAGAAAGCTTGGGTCAGAGTCTGGGtttccctgtgccggtccccagcctggataacaGAGAGTTTTGTCAGGAAGGGCGTCCAGCGTTTAACAATTCACATCCATCACTTGATTTATGATTCAGTTCATGGCAGTGTTTTCCCATAACGTAAAAACTAATCCCactattaaaaacaatcaaagggaaaaaaaaactcatttacatCCATTAGAGTAACATTTTGTAATCTAGTGGGAGGCGTACACCGACTAGCTGCTAGCTGGAGAAATCTGCTACATAATTGACGAGTTTAGttgaaatatttcctttaaaagtcaaaagatTGAGTTTGTGTAGATCTATGAGTGAGCACTTAAAAACACACTTGTGCACGTTTATATGTTGTTATGAGgacatgaaaaaatgtcttttttgtaaGTGtgctaaacatttttacttgatttgTCTAGtgaaacatatttacatgtgtGGAGACCATTTTACAACAGCAAAATACTAAAAGGAATAGTTCTCCATAGAGTGTCATCATCAAGGGAAAGTTAGAACCTGGACGAACCCAGAGGTCAGATACTTCTTATAACCATCAAAATGTATTCAGGAAACGACGACTGGCAGCAGGAAAGTAGATTTGGATCTATTGGAAAGAAGGCCTGAGTGTTCACAGACTGAGGCTCACATCAGCCACTTGTCCTTCTCCTTGTTGAAGGTCTCGGCCCACTGCCGGGTGAGCTGCAGGAAGTGGTCTGGCTGGTTGGGCTGGTAGTCCAGATACAAACGCGTGACTGTTTTCTTGGGCACGGCCCGCTCTATCTGCGTGCCTTCGTGCCACTGGTTGAAGGAAGTGATGGTGACGATCTCCGGCCTGATGGACAGGGCTGCCTGCAAGGACGTCTCATAGTAACGCCCGTTGACCCGGTTTCGGGTGTTGTGGTTGTTCCACGGACGCACGGCGGTGTCGATGTAGCCCGGCCCGACGCTGGGGATGAACAGTAGGTTGTTCACGTCGCAGAAGGCCTTGATGGCCTTCCAGTTCTGGTGGGAGGAGCCAAACGAGAAGCCGTTGGAGGCAAAGTAGGTGTAGACGCCGTTGAAGCCGCTGGCCAGGATGTCGTACTTGTGGCGCTCCTCCACAATCAGGGCGAGGAAAATCCCGTCGTATGGCGTGCCCCTGATGCTCCTGGAGCCTTTAGCTGTGAGAAGCTCCGCCCAGGACTCCGACGGGGTCAGGTAGGAGTCGTAGATGTAGAAGAGCGGCAGGACTTCCCCTGTGTTGGTCCTGAATCTGTAAAAGGCGGCGTGTTTTCCATacctgagggggaaaaaatgagtcaaaattaTGATCCAGACATGATTTATGTGCAGAAGTATGATCACATAAAACATGAAAGACATCTGCAGTCTGGCAGCACCAACTGGGTACAGCATTTGTGGAGCCAAACTGGAGCATATTAAGTTTTAatggattgttttattttgaaaatcccacttttttcctctcttcATCTCCAACTTCCTGTCTGGTTGTTATGTAAATGAACTGATGGTTTGAGAGGCAGGTGAAATGTGGAGCAGGCAGTGAACAGGAAGTCCActgatcttttcaaaataaaacacatctcTTAAGTATTACTGCTTCTTCTAGTAAAAATGGCTCTATGCAACAATTAAAGTTAGAGAAAGATAATTTAAACGTtcagtaatttttattttttactaaataagaTCTAATATACTCATGTGACTGAAGATAAGTTTTGATGTGTTGCTAGAGCCGAGCTTCATCCTCCTATCAGGGTTTCAGTGGATCCTGCAGAGGAGACGGCCCACCTGTCGATGATGTATCGGATGTTTTCATGCATGCTCTGGTCCGTCCTTCCTTTGTACGGCTGAATGTGAAAGGCCACCTGTGCAGAGACGAGCAGATGGGCTGACTGTAATCGCTGCATGGGGGTCAGACAGTAAAAAACATGTGCTCTGTCTCCACATGACTGTTAGTTATTCCTTCGTTTGTGGACTTGATCCAAACTGTTCTCAGGAAGTGATGGAGGCAGGTGATGAGAGCATGGATGGACGTCTGACAGGACACTAAACCATCCTTCTGATTCAGTTTTGAAGCTTTGTTCCTACTTCCTGGATCAGGTAttagccctttaacacctgaggcgtcgtctgtgacgctttaacacaaaatctttaatatactgtaacttttcgacCATTAACACGACCAATTCTGAAGGATTCTGAAGGAGGTGCtaatttttccttcagaatctgctggaactacgttgattgtgttaaagattcaataattacagtaaatcaaagaacataaactctggagctctggtgttaaagggtaaccaaacagggatgttggaggttgactccgcccacaactgaaatgtgaaaatccagtggctggagaacaggactgttctcattactggagctgcagatcatggcGTAAGACTGAAattgtttgaccaatcatgaaatttaaatgtaatacctcatttcaacctgtagggggcagcatacagacgggttttgactatattttcaagacttaaacaagtttatttcaatttgacaaaaaatttgCCAACGACCAACAAACatcacttttaaagacccatttatagagaaaaaaaagtcgatttagggtttggttaccctctaaagactcactctgatcctcttttgagCTATTAAGAGTTCCTagtgcttttttaattatgacatttttaaccaaaatgaaaaaaaaaactgaaacttccCTCTGAGTTAGCAtggagcaatcccgccccccttttttctcatctgttcctcattcacaacaatttgaataaagaaatactcagaaatgtaaaattaagcttaattttcttgatatatttcctccatcatgataaaaatgttaaaaacagccaaaacataattttcctctttaaaagTGTGAGTCACAGATGGGCCTAAAGCCAATAATTCACCTCTAACTCTGTTTGAGAATTCTCCAagttcttctgctgctctgattcaAAACCGTCTGCCCAAAGATTATGCAGTAAAGTCTTTTAGTGCGAGTCCCTAATCCCGTGACCTATATTTGCGGGTTTGACGGGATGCTGGGATGTCGGCGACTTCAGCTCAGATCCCGTCAGCGGGGAAGCTTTAGCCTCAGATCAACTGTGCTGCATAAACAGACCCACATCTCAGCCAGTCTTCCTCTATTTGGATAGTCCTGAGGAACCTTCAGCATCCAACATGGCGACCGAGGAGAGAAATCTGCATGTCTAACCTTTAGAGGAGGAGCCTGAAGGCTCCAAAACCCAAGCTCATTTACTGGCTAAggaaccacaatgcattgcagctGCAAGGCAAAGCCCTTGTGACGGAAAGAAAAGTTCAGGATGTGTCCCAACGGGTGGTAAAtgcatttgagtatttcttttcttctcatacGATGCCGTCACGCGACGGACAAATAGccagaaaggaaagaaaaacataccGGTTTTCTCACCAGTTACCTTGATGCTGTGTCTGTGGGCGGCGTCCATGACAGCAGGGACCAGGTCCTCGGTGGGCTCCCCGTGGTCGTCTGCTACGCCGGGAGGATACCATGACAAGACCACCACGCCTGCAGGGAAAGTAAAGGAATAGTGAAGAGGACATTTCAGGATTAAGAGGACGTTTTATATCAGAATTTAAAGCGATCATTGACCCAAAATGTCCTTGATGTTCAGGTAATCAACAGGATTAAATGAATATTTGTCTCCTGCAAACTCTACGACAAACTTCAAACCTGGAAGCTCAAAGAAGTGAAACCATTGTTTCTTCAGACAGAGACCTgaaatttccaaaaaaaaaaatgtttgaagctACATTTAGCTTATAGCTATATTTATGCTATATATAGCGCACTATATCGTTtgttagtagttagggattagggagggaTTTCGGACACAACCTGAGTCTGAGACCTTCAATGAATCACGACTGATGCCTCTAATCATTTGGATAAAACTTGAAGATTCCATGGacagtttaataaactattatcGGCGTTATTTTTACAACCTTCCTGATCAGGATGAGCATAGATGCCAGGGAATGTCTATTGGCAATACGAGACATATTGCGATACACTcgtcatgatacaatatgtatcccgATATTTCCCAAAACAAAACCTGACAATATTTcagaatttaagaaaaaatatgatttgagaattatctgaatattaatgcatttttcacaaaagcaaaatatgtgttatttaatgatcagaacattaagaaCTGCAACTGTATCTTATAAAAAGTTGCTTTAACCAAGCAaatttttagctctttttttgtttgttttggtaattaaggaaatatttaagtggaaaataaaagtaagactGGACTACATGTTTActtataaataatgaattaaatatcgCCTTGGCAGAATTATAAATCTAtacaagtatcgcgatatttcactgaatcgatattttcttacacctcTAATAGATGTTCATCGTTAACTTTCTGTGTAAATCGTTTCTAAAAGTGTTGGAAATTATGAGCATCTTTTCAAACTCCACAGTTCTTTTTCAGTGTGTCCTCCACATCAGGAAGTcttctgtgattggtcagaggtGAGCTGTGGGTGTCGTTTTCATAGATCTCATTCAGATGTCTCAATTTGCTTTGATAACATTCAGTATGAACACGCATGAAACGCCCCGCGGATAAAAAGCTTTcaggagcagcagagcagcaatGGAAACCAGGAAGCTGGAAAATCTGACCTTCAAGATGAAACGCCTAAGAGACTGTAAAGtatcaaaaaatgtaagaacTGAAGCTTTGAGCTAGtaaaattagcctgaaaaggTCTCGTCTTTGTGGACAAACTGATACTAAAGATAGatgtatttctgtctttttaaaaaaacatttcttatttaaaacTTGCCAGTAAAGTACCATTGCTCCAATAGAATGGTAGTAGAATGCAGACGGATCTCGGTCATCTTTATGTCAGAGATAATTGCTTGtgttaaaaagaaagcaaattAAATCTATGAGGCTGGCAGTACTCTGTTGCACCTTAAGAGGGCGCTCATGAGGCAACAAGTTGGCTTGAATTATCTTATATTCTTAAGGAACAAACGTTCTTAAAAAtggttaaagtttttaaataataatatctTCCACGTGGGTCATTTTTTTGTACTCTATTTTACTTAGATATTTAGAATTAGCATCAATCGACCTAATCTGATCATTTTGCGATCTATTgtaaaaaacgttcccagtgttcttttaattacgaCTCTgatatttttaggcaaaatcaaaaaccttgtttcattttctatgacatagtttctgcagagcggtaggagttcattagaaattcacctcttattaaaactatacatttttttagtccaAGCAGTTGCAAATCTGATGAAAAACAGTCCATGCCTCCTGGAACATGAAGCTCACTCCATGCTACTCATCTGGATGCTGCTAGCATCATCTACGAGgcctggattaaaaaaaaaaaaaaaaagtggtcaaGCGATTAAAGGTAAATCCTCATATCTAAATGCTAAGCAGGAGAATGTTTGGATACATCTGCAATGATCCTAAATCTGACGTCTGGGTTCCTTTCAGGATGGAAATCGGACTTCTTTCCTGCATTTTTGGAGTTATATTCAGTCATGtaagtaattttacagaaaaaaaaaaaccataatgattgcaataaaaaacaaaaaagccaactATCAGTAAATCACTGTGAGTTTACAgtgacattttttacagtttagctgAATTATTACAGTAAAATCCTGCAATTTCAGCTTTCAGTCTTTTTACCGTAAAACTTAATGTACATCTTTGTTAGTTATGTAGACTGACATTGTAGTTTTTATGGGATCATTTGATGTTCTAACagtaaaattaagattttaattcGAGATGGATGACGATTCTAATTTtaagaaacgattcgattcacaaaagcctgaatcgatttaattctgatgttttttttcgattcttcaattcaattcaattttacacatttatgcacatttgtttagaactacattaataatctactatatgttttgaatatatttatattaatttgatacagttcaaaaactgtaaaatgtattagtgaaataataagattgttcatatagattctctaaaggagaagttctaacaaaaatgttcagatcattaacattgtaaatattgttctgcttctcctagtttggccactagggggcaaTCACtctatagcattacatcttattacAGAAGAAGtagaaaatatgagcaaaaaactgtgctttagaccacaaatggttactttaaataatatttccttaaaagagtttataaagttcatacctgtgagtaaataaaaatgttcatttagttagcaatgtatgtttattaGCTactaaatgttagcattagctgtcctatgggaaattccattaaacattgtatttttaaaaggtaaatacATTGCTATTTGcagtaaaaaatagaaatattacccaaaaagcaacttttttatgCGTAATACTATTTAAAGTaacatcttatttatttattttgggaaTTCTGGAAACCTCAGCTGCCAGTTTTCTACCGTAAAAGTGAATGTATGTCTTTGCTAATTTTACAGTGTTACATTGTATTTTTAAGGGTAAATTCATTGGTATTTACAGTAATAATTAGGAATATTAcccaaaatgcaaacattttttattgtaaaattgtttaaagtagcatcttatattttagctgccagtttttttaaccaaaaaatttacaatattatttTACAGTGTACAGAGAGGGTTTGGACCATCACATCCCGGTCCATATGGATCAGAACTGATGGAGATGCAGAAGTTTTCAAGAACTTCCAGAACCAAGACCTGCTGTACCTGCTGCAGCCGCTTCTATCTGGGACATGTGGGACTCCAGCACCTTCGGGTCCCTGGAGCTGTAGGGCCCCAGTTCAGGGTAAAAGCTGGAGGCGACGTCCTCCGGGGGGGTGTGCTTTCCTTGAGCGTGGCTGGCTGCGATCTTCGGGTCCCAGTGCGGGACCAGCACGTGGTCCCAGTGGATGTACTTGTTGTCCACGCTGGGGGAGCCGTACCACAGGTAGTAGAAGATGTGGACGTCGTAGAAAATGCTGTAGTCGCGGTCGGATCTGCTGAAAACCACCTTGGTGTCACTGCCGCCCGCCTGGAAGTGTCCCGGCGACACCCCCACGTCCCCCGCCGCCTCCTGCCGCCTCCTGTCAGACCTCTCCCCGATGGAGTCCAGGCCGGGGGCCAAGTCCGAGAAGCCGTCGCTGGGCTTCAGCGTCCTGAGCCCCATCATGGTCCCGAAGATGAAGAGCGTGAAGAGGAAGAGGGCGACCAGAGCCTTCCTGCGCAGCCGCGTCATGGTCGCTGTCTGCGGTGCTGCTGCTCCAGAGGGCAGCGGGGGGACGCTGCTGCCCCTCACAGCCGCCTGCGGGCCCCCAGCGTGGCCCTCCAACACGAGCTGGCGCGGAGCGCGGAGCAGGAGCCCCGCATGCAGGAGCGCAGCCGCCCGCCCGACGGTTATGTGGCCTCCAGCGCCGCCACCGCGCGCTCATCCGGGACGGACATCAGGTCAGGGATTTTCCTCCAAAACAGCCCGGATCCTACTGCGCCTGCGCAGACGCTGCATCCGTTTGTCGGAGAAAACgacgttttcttttctttgaagaGCCGACGCTCAGCGGAAGAAGAAGGCGGAGCCTCACGTCGATGTCATCACAGTGATATCTCTAATAAATTCAACTTTACtataattaactattttttttttttttaatacttgatttgttttatttttttatttgttatgttttgtaTGCAAATGCgtttgtaataaaataataaaaaatgcgACATCTAGTGGAACAAATAAAAAGCTCTAAGATgcttagaaaaaacaaacaaaacgaaataaaagatttaaatattataatGTTAATATTATTAGTTCAAATAtataacaaacacaaacagcagcGTCATTTCCATACTTTTAAAACTATTCTAACCAAGAtgtaaacattaaattatttaattatgtcTATTTCTGGTTGTaggttaaaatatttaacatttattaactaattataactttattttttctcctgttttgacGGTTTTCAGGTGTCTGTTTCTAATAACCAAAATTACAACGTTTTTCAATGGACCTGGAGCTGTCTAAGGTGCTGAAATGCCATTTCCTGTCACACACGTGATCCTTTTATTATTCCAAGAAACTAAAAAGAGGAACTTTTGGTTTGAGGTTTTGTTCACCTTTTTGAACTTCCTTAAATGAACATAAGCCAACATTTGTGTAATTCTGAGGATCAGCTGACTTTCTTTAactaaaaagacttttttttttttttaataactttaaggATTCTAGATGGgatttttctgggtttttttatgtAGGGAGAGTAGGGCAGCTTAggaggggtcagaggtcacggcAAGGATGAGGTGGGCAGTGAAATTCAAATAATGGAAGGTTGAAATGTTTAGATATTGGAGAAACTCAGGTCTGAGTGAGTGGATGGTAAATTTGAGGGCTGGTCTACAAAGAAAttccaagataaaaaaaaaaaaacaaaaacataaaaacctgaaatagtttttaaagaagcaataaaataaataacaataatgatTATCACATTAACCCCAAACAACCATCGGAGCATTTGCGACACGCTCCTACAGCCTGATTCTgctggaaaaaattaaattcctTGACATCAATCTGACTTTGCTTGGTTGGACAAGAACTAAAGAAGTAAAGTTTCTCCTCAAAAAACGATGGACTCCAACAGATGATTGTAGGTGAGATATGACATGACAAAAGCATAAAGTGAGAACACAACTCTgatgttcttgttttaaatttttcattACACATCTCAGagttaaacatgttttaggCATGTTTTACTCTCTAATCTGTCATCTGTAATTTTCTGAGGAAATATGTTTcgacaagacatttttttttcttcattccttaatgtttgcttttaacCTTTACAATCATTTGTTTGGAAGTGTTCCGCCCTCTAGTGGACGCCTGGAGTAACATCACACAATAACAATAATGTCTTTGTAGGCAGAACCCAATAAGTTCTCTGTGTACTAAAATGTGGTTAATACAGATCAAAATTAAGAGTTACAATTTAGAAACGGGAGAATAAAGAACTTAAATTACGTCAGATCATAATATCACAGAATCTGATCAAAGTTAAAATGCTCTCCTTCAACATCATCCTTCAGACAATGAAGTTCTTTGggaagtgtttaaaaaatgaagcatcAGGTCGACCTCTGGGAGGGTTGATATACGGCTGATGGTGAAGATCATTTAATAGAAAGACTGGCGTTTTTGGAAAGCACTGAGTTTGTACAACAGCACAATTCTGTGGTGTTGATCTGTTCTTGAGAGAGagacaaacaaactaaaatttgctgtgattttgcttttaatacacaatgaactgaaacaaaaattatGTCTCAAAATATGCTTTGCCCCCTCTTGTGATCAGAAGAAGCAGGATTCCTGCACTTTTAAAGAATATAGGAagaaatttatgttttaacagTGGATATGATTATGTTTTAACATCAGGATATTcaacatttataaagaacaacaacaaaactacaaatagaacaaataaaaaaagtagataaaatTACCACtgaaaaactcatattttttccagtcatttcaaaacatgaatatcaaactttatttacaccTGAAGGGACATCTGATCTAATGTTCTGGTATTCTGCAcgggaaaaaaatgtgaggttttcaaaatgaaatatattttatgtttctctttttttgataatggtttaaaatgttattgtaaAATCTGTTNNNNNNNNNNNNNNNNNNNNNNNNNNNNNNNNNNNNNNNNNNNNNNNNNNNNNNNNNNNNNNNNNNNNNNNCCTGAATCCAAGGCGCACCTAATATCATTAACGATTTTTAACAGGGCTGTCTCTGTGCTGTGGTTAATAACATTTATTTCCACGTGGATGGTGAAGCACAAACTGGATCTTTTTTTGGCTGgtgttttctaattaaaaatacattttttgaaaaccaAAGAGAAACATTATTTGGAACTAAAAATTTCAATAAACTCCTaaaaccttttcatttttaaaaaaaaaaggtaaaaaaaaaatgataattttaaacaatttagcAAATGTTTTGTGCAAACTTGTTATACAGAAGgtaatttgaagtgtttttgagaaagaaaaaatgtaaatagaaaCATGTAACATAAGGTGTGGGAccacaaaatacttttattctACCCACTCCTGTCAAGCATGTTGTTTGATAtacttgtacatttttatttttacattcttgtgtttattttcattttgtgtttgaaaaaaaagaatatttgtaCAGTCTAAATTCCAGCTGATATAAATATTTTACCACAGGGATCGGTGATgttgtaaaatgtaataataataataataataataataataataatagtaataaaaacatggattgattagtttttctttttcccatttCCACGTGGTTGATGAAGCACAAACTgcatcttttttggctggtgtttcctgattaaaaaaatacattttatgaaaaccaaaatagaaaaaatatttgaaagtaaaagtaaaagtaaaatttaaataaattcctaAAAGCTTTTGCAATGGTCAAATTTTCCTTGAGATGTTTCTTCTGGATTATAAACATTAGATCATAAcattctctctcttttttaaactcGTCACTACTGTAGTTTTTGGAAACACAAACCCACACAGTTGCCCGGATTTAGTTACAAAACTCAGCGCAGtgatacttttactttgaaaggtcCCCGGATGTTTCAGGTCCCCCGCCGTGCGGCGCTGCACGCGCTCAGGTTTGTCAGCAGCTCGTGCGCAGCGGTAATGGCTGCCGAGGAGTgcgaagaggaaaacaaatgaacccccgAAAAGCGGCGAACAGGTGAGGCTGTCTCCAGGGTGACCTGCGAGGGGGGAGTGAGGCCGCGGGGCGGGGTACCTGTGCGGGCTGACAGGTGTGTACCCGCGGGGCTCGTGGGTGTTTCCTGTTAGCTAACCTGCCGGACAATAGCTGTCACGGCTCGAGCGTTTTACCTCCGTGTTTCTAGTGTTTCAGCGGGTATTACCACGGTAAATACGCGGTTCCGCGCTAATGTTGAGGTATTTCCGCAGCCATTCTTTGTTAGCCGCTGTTAGCTGACTTCAGCTAGCGGAGCCCCCACCGTTCCCAGGCGGGGCGGGATCAGCGCGTCAGGCCGCTGGTCTGTCCGTCTGTCTGCCGGGAAACAGCGGTGTGTTCCGGCCTCGGGACTCTGTCCGTCTTTTTACAGAGT contains:
- the si:ch211-30b16.2 gene encoding glycoprotein endo-alpha-1,2-mannosidase-like protein (The sequence of the model RefSeq protein was modified relative to this genomic sequence to represent the inferred CDS: added 84 bases not found in genome assembly), giving the protein MARLRRRACVALFLFTLFIFGTLMALRTLKPSDGFSDLAPGLDSIGERSDRRRQEAAGDVGVSPGHFQAGGSDTKVVFSRSDRDYSIFYDVHIFYYLWYGSPSVDNKYIHWDHVLVPHWDPKIAASHAQGKHTPPEDVASSFYPELGPYSSRDPKVLESHMSQIEAAAAGVVVLSWYPPGVADDHGEPTEDLVPAVMDAAHRHSIKVAFHIQPYKGRTDQSMHENIRYIIDRYGKHAAFYRFRTNTGEVLPLFYIYDSYLTPSESWAELLTAKGSRSIRGTPYDGIFLALIVEERHKYDILASGFNGVYTYFASNGFSFGSSHQNWKAIKAFCDVNNLLFIPSVGPGYIDTAVRPWNNHNTRNRVNGRYYETSLQAALSIRPEIVTITSFNQWHEGTQIERAVPKKTVTRLYLDYQPNQPDHFLQLTRQWAETFNKEKDKWLM